CACCGAAACGGAAGCGGCGGCTCCGTAAGGGCACAATCTTGACTCCCATAGAAGTCAAGCGCGTGAAAAAAATGATCTCCGCATAGGAATAGGATCATGCCCAGAGCCACCAGTAGTATACCCCGACACCGCCGGCATCGGAAGATCGTTAAACAGGCCAAGGGCTATTATGGGGCCCGGTCTAGGAATTACCGGACAGCCAAGGATGCCGTTAGCCGGGCCCTGATTTACGCCTACCGGGACCGGCGCCAGCGCAAACGCCAGTTCCGCCGTCTCTGGATCGCGCGGATCAATGCCGCCGTTCGCCAGCACGGTATGAACTATTCTGAGTTCATGCACGCCCTGCGGGAACAGAATATGGAGCTGAATCGCAAGGCCTTGGCCGACATGGCCGTCCGTGATCCCGAGGGTTTCAAAGCCCTGGTCAAATCCCTTTCATAGTTAAGGATGAGCCTGCTCGCGGACATTCAGCAGGTCCGTGCCGAGTTTGACCGCTGCCTCGAAGCAGCCCGGTCAGGCGACGAGACTGTCGAGCAGCTCCACATTACCTTTCTGGGTAGGAAGGGGAAACTGTCGGCCCTTTTTGTTCGCATGGGGACCTTACCTCCTGAAGAGATTCCCGAGGCAGGTCGCCAGCTGAATACGGCCAAGGAATATTTCTCTCAGGCCATCGAGGCGCTGGCAGAAGAATTACAGCCGGAAGTCCGGGCCAAGGAACCCGAGCGGGACCTTACCCTACCCGGCGACCCCATCCCCCTGGGGACTACGCACCCCGTCATTCAGATTGAAGACAGCATCAAGGAAATTTTCCTGCGGCTGGGATTCTCGGTTTTCTACGGTCCTGAGGTGGAAACAGAGTTCTACAATTTCGAAGCTTTGAATTTTCAGCAGGATCATCCCGCTCGGGATATGCAGGATACTTTCTACATTGATGACGACCTGCTCCTGCGGACTCATACGTCCAATATTCAGATTCACGCTATGCAGACCATGCAGCTTCCGCTGCGGATCATCATGCCGGGGCGGGTCTACCGCAGCGAGGCCATCAGCCCCCGCAACTACTGTACCTTCCATCAGATTGAGGGACTAGTTGTGGATCATAACATCTCTATGGCGGAGCTGAAAGGGACACTTCAGCATTTTGCCCGGGAGCTATACGGGCCCGATACCAAAACGCGCTTTCGCCCCAGCTACTTTCCCTTCACTGAACCCAGTGCCGAAATGGATATCTATTGGGGCCTGGAGTCGGAAACCGACTATCGCGTCACCAAAGGCACTGGTTGGTTGGAAATCCTGGGTTGCGGGATGGTCCACCCCAATGTCTTACGGGCAGTAGACGTCGATCCCCTGGAATGGACTGGTTATGCCTTCGGGATGGGGCTCGAGCGGATGGCCATGCTCAAATGGGGCGTAGGGGATATCCGGTACTTCTACGAAGGTGATCTGCGCTTTCTACAGCAGTTTTGACCATGAAAGTTTCCGTTGATTGGTTGAGAGACTTCGTCGATTTCGACTTATCGCCGGACGATCTGGCCGTGACCCTCACGGCTCTGGGACTGGAAGCCGTCGTCGAATCTAAAGCCTACGATTTCGATGGGGTGGTAGTAGGGAAAATTATCGACTTTGAGTCCATCCCTGATACTAGACATCTGACTCTTTGCCAGGTGGATATTGGTAGGGGAATAGTACCGATTGTCTGCGGGGCACCCAACGTGGCCATAGGCGCTCTTGTCCCTTTAGCTATGGTAGGTGCCAGCTTACTAGATGGTATGAAGGTAAAGGCAACTAAAATCCGTGGTCAGGTGTCTGAGGGGATGATGTGCGCCGAGGATGAACTGGGACTCTCTGATGACCATAGTGGTATCATGATCCTTGGCAGTCAAGCAGTATTAGGCCAAGACTTAAAGGATTACTTGAAATTATCCCGGGAAACTACGCTTGATCTTGACCTTACGCCCAACCGAGGTGACGCTTTCAGCCACCTGGGAGTCGCTCGTGATCTAGCAGCTAAACTGCAAATCACAATCAGAATGCCGCCTATTTCCTTCAAGGAAGGTCCGACACCGATTGAAGAGCTGGCCCGCTTGGATGTCTCTGCTCCTGATGGCTGCCATCGCTATACCGCTCGAGTCATCACAGGGGTGAAAGTCGGTCCCTCACCGGATTGGATTGTCAGACGGCTGGAGGCGGTGGGCCTGCGTACGATCAACAACGTTGTAGATGCCTCCAACTATGTTCTCATGGAGTTGGGGCATCCGCTTCACATCTTCGACTATGATCGCCTGGCGGAACACCGGATTGATGTTTATTATGCCCAGGCTGGCCAGATATTTACTACCCTGGATGGACAGCAGCGGGTGCTCAATGAAAAGCATCTCCTGATCGCCGATGGGGCAGGACCGGTTGCCCTGGCCGGAATCATGGGTGGACTGGAATCGGAGGTTACTGAAGCTACCACCAATGTGCTGATCGAAAGCGCCTACTTTGCCCCTTCTGTCATTCGACGAGGCTCTAAATCCCTGGATCTGTCCAGCGAGGCCTCGAAGAGATTTGAGCGGGATACCGACATCGAAGGCCTTATCACGGCCCTCGATCGGGTGGCGGCTCTGATTGTTGAATTGGCCGGGGGTACGGTCGCTAAAGGACGCCTTGACGTTTATCCCACAGTACACCACCCCAGGGAAATTGAACTCTCCATTGCCTTCACGAATCGCCTGTTGGGCACCAGTCTAAGCGGGGAGGAAATGGCCGGCTTTCTTGGGAGACTGGGAATTAGCGTCAACCAGCAGGACAAAGATACATTGCACTGCACGGTACCCTTAAGTCGCCCGGAGTTGATCCAGCCCGTGGACCTGATTGAGGAGATCGCCCGCCTGGTAGGTTACGATAGAATCCCCGCCGTGGAAGGGGTGGATGTACGCTTTACTGCCCTCATTAACGATCCCCAGGCCTA
This Candidatus Neomarinimicrobiota bacterium DNA region includes the following protein-coding sequences:
- the rplT gene encoding 50S ribosomal protein L20 — its product is MPRATSSIPRHRRHRKIVKQAKGYYGARSRNYRTAKDAVSRALIYAYRDRRQRKRQFRRLWIARINAAVRQHGMNYSEFMHALREQNMELNRKALADMAVRDPEGFKALVKSLS
- the pheT gene encoding phenylalanine--tRNA ligase subunit beta — translated: MKVSVDWLRDFVDFDLSPDDLAVTLTALGLEAVVESKAYDFDGVVVGKIIDFESIPDTRHLTLCQVDIGRGIVPIVCGAPNVAIGALVPLAMVGASLLDGMKVKATKIRGQVSEGMMCAEDELGLSDDHSGIMILGSQAVLGQDLKDYLKLSRETTLDLDLTPNRGDAFSHLGVARDLAAKLQITIRMPPISFKEGPTPIEELARLDVSAPDGCHRYTARVITGVKVGPSPDWIVRRLEAVGLRTINNVVDASNYVLMELGHPLHIFDYDRLAEHRIDVYYAQAGQIFTTLDGQQRVLNEKHLLIADGAGPVALAGIMGGLESEVTEATTNVLIESAYFAPSVIRRGSKSLDLSSEASKRFERDTDIEGLITALDRVAALIVELAGGTVAKGRLDVYPTVHHPREIELSIAFTNRLLGTSLSGEEMAGFLGRLGISVNQQDKDTLHCTVPLSRPELIQPVDLIEEIARLVGYDRIPAVEGVDVRFTALINDPQAYFSKVRTSLVSWGFHEHMANTLTCHDYAGLFSDVDAIELRNPLSKEMAFLRTSLLPGLVQAVAFNERRQNRDVQLFEIGAVHQAHAEAYNRARETFMLGLVSTLGAGSGTIHWKKPAPKDFYFLKGVTTQLLQNLGIPAVTFAPTKAKGLISPLEVRAGDNIIGKLGEVKAEVHELFALETPVAVAELDLSQIGQLREGAETTYKDVVPYPIVERDIAIEVSLEATAAEILDTIHRAGGKYLRDARIFDLYSGKGIGKGKRSLAFRLYFQSDERTLKDDEVDQHIWSIAEALRQRHQARWRKS
- the pheS gene encoding phenylalanine--tRNA ligase subunit alpha, translated to MSLLADIQQVRAEFDRCLEAARSGDETVEQLHITFLGRKGKLSALFVRMGTLPPEEIPEAGRQLNTAKEYFSQAIEALAEELQPEVRAKEPERDLTLPGDPIPLGTTHPVIQIEDSIKEIFLRLGFSVFYGPEVETEFYNFEALNFQQDHPARDMQDTFYIDDDLLLRTHTSNIQIHAMQTMQLPLRIIMPGRVYRSEAISPRNYCTFHQIEGLVVDHNISMAELKGTLQHFARELYGPDTKTRFRPSYFPFTEPSAEMDIYWGLESETDYRVTKGTGWLEILGCGMVHPNVLRAVDVDPLEWTGYAFGMGLERMAMLKWGVGDIRYFYEGDLRFLQQF